One genomic region from Jilunia laotingensis encodes:
- a CDS encoding tetratricopeptide repeat protein yields MTSSASESCDSLIQIAIKASIEKDYQYSLELLSQAKQLAINEKSPEKLFRILKNIGINKAELLDYNGALNNFFEAYKIAVDKLDKRQEMSILNNIAGLYMQDNKMEKANEYYMKVYDTVKGTTDSLFIGGCAMNLVSVSMGLNDYVQVDYFLDIAENMLKKYTLELTKLHTLKVNCYLNKGKNRQAYDLALELYRKAGKQIRNSMLWVDIQMSLINACMAMEDYQSAIFYSLDALKGNLNIEERNFFYRNLSDAYYAISRYEKAFAYKDSMIFAVDSLWNITGKKQFENNRIQFEFFKKEKEFEEYKTKHKTELIFWGLSVVIAIILIWALVNQVVKNKQQKKIVELELDQEKKNQQLLQNQLDEEQAKSFLERRQFQHEIEMKGRELVSNALVVANRNSLIQEILDILSVSDTIKKSKDVKLKEAIRKLRKQLEENEEWKHFTTYFEQVNDTFINSLIDRHPELTANEVRFLSLVYINLSTKEISSLLNITPEYCKKKKQQITHKLGLDGTKSLYSYLISI; encoded by the coding sequence ATGACCTCATCCGCAAGCGAGAGTTGCGACAGCTTGATTCAAATAGCAATCAAAGCATCAATAGAAAAAGATTATCAATATTCTTTAGAATTATTATCCCAAGCCAAGCAATTGGCTATCAATGAAAAATCACCGGAAAAATTATTTCGTATCCTGAAGAATATTGGAATTAATAAGGCAGAGTTATTAGATTATAATGGTGCCTTAAATAATTTTTTTGAGGCTTATAAAATAGCTGTGGACAAACTGGACAAACGCCAAGAGATGAGTATACTGAATAATATTGCAGGACTTTACATGCAAGATAATAAGATGGAGAAAGCGAATGAATATTATATGAAAGTCTACGACACGGTTAAGGGAACTACCGATAGCTTGTTTATTGGTGGGTGTGCTATGAATTTAGTTAGTGTTTCCATGGGATTGAATGATTATGTGCAAGTAGATTATTTCTTGGATATTGCAGAAAATATGCTAAAGAAATATACCCTTGAGTTGACCAAACTACATACCTTGAAAGTGAATTGTTATCTCAACAAAGGGAAAAACAGGCAAGCGTATGATTTGGCACTGGAACTCTATCGGAAAGCGGGTAAACAAATTAGAAATAGTATGTTATGGGTTGATATTCAAATGTCATTGATCAATGCTTGCATGGCGATGGAAGATTATCAGTCTGCTATATTTTATTCATTGGATGCATTAAAAGGAAATCTTAATATAGAAGAACGTAACTTTTTCTATCGTAATCTTTCTGATGCCTATTATGCGATTAGCAGGTATGAAAAGGCTTTTGCTTATAAAGATTCCATGATCTTTGCCGTAGATTCTTTGTGGAATATTACAGGAAAGAAGCAATTTGAGAATAACCGTATTCAATTTGAGTTTTTTAAAAAGGAAAAGGAATTTGAAGAATACAAAACTAAACATAAGACGGAACTGATATTTTGGGGGCTCTCGGTTGTGATAGCAATCATATTGATATGGGCTTTGGTCAACCAGGTTGTCAAGAACAAGCAACAGAAAAAGATCGTAGAACTTGAATTGGATCAGGAAAAGAAAAATCAACAATTGTTACAGAATCAGTTAGATGAAGAGCAAGCAAAGTCATTTCTGGAACGAAGGCAATTTCAACATGAGATAGAGATGAAAGGCAGGGAATTGGTTTCAAACGCTTTGGTTGTCGCCAATAGAAACAGTCTCATTCAAGAAATTTTGGATATACTTTCTGTTTCGGATACGATTAAGAAGTCGAAAGATGTGAAATTAAAAGAAGCGATCCGGAAACTACGGAAACAGTTGGAGGAGAATGAAGAATGGAAACATTTTACGACTTATTTTGAACAAGTAAACGATACTTTTATCAATTCTCTCATAGATAGGCATCCTGAACTGACAGCCAATGAGGTACGTTTTTTGTCTTTGGTCTATATAAATTTGAGTACAAAAGAAATATCTTCATTACTTAACATTACACCTGAATATTGCAAAAAAAAGAAACAACAAATTACCCATAAATTAGGTTTGGATGGGACAAAGTCACTTTATTCTTACTTGATTTCGATTTAA
- a CDS encoding IPT/TIG domain-containing protein: MKCKKFRVLKDRTLLLLCALFMAICYSCTEESAIKTGEVIAYDPSKPVEITDFTPKKGSASTRLYILGSNFGTDVSQISITIGGEKAKVVGSDGGSIYCIVPPRSSEGTIELTVSSGDNKTTVVADEKFQYEHKTVVSTLCGYVSPTGEYEVKDGPFDDCGFEGPQWFSFDPKNNRHLYLVEYYSNVRLIDLEKKEVSTVMTRGQGHWDRPRTITWTLGGDTMIIANEKGGEHTVANSIAYRRELFKKPYPLMYTNEKCTTSATHPVNGELYYNAFLTGDMYRYDWKTGLSEKLFTIQDREWEYNVVFHPTGNYAYIIVVNRNYILKTEYDWVNHRLKNPTLFCGEVGQSGWVDGTGNSARFNIPQQGTFVKNEEYAGREDEYDFYVADVFNHCIRKITPEGRVTTFAGRGSRSMNNDVWGFIDGDLREEARFHEPNGIIFDEVTRTFYIGDLKNHRIRMIAIE, translated from the coding sequence ATGAAATGTAAGAAATTTAGGGTTCTAAAAGATAGAACCCTGCTACTGCTATGTGCTTTATTCATGGCAATTTGTTACAGTTGTACGGAGGAAAGTGCTATCAAAACGGGCGAAGTGATAGCGTATGATCCGTCGAAGCCTGTTGAGATTACAGATTTTACTCCGAAGAAAGGATCTGCCAGTACTCGTTTGTATATTCTTGGCAGTAATTTTGGAACGGATGTATCCCAGATTTCAATAACAATCGGTGGCGAGAAAGCCAAGGTTGTTGGATCGGACGGTGGATCGATTTATTGTATCGTACCACCTCGTTCAAGCGAAGGTACAATTGAACTAACGGTCAGTTCGGGTGATAATAAAACGACTGTAGTTGCCGATGAAAAGTTCCAGTATGAACATAAAACAGTGGTTTCTACCCTGTGTGGTTATGTCAGCCCGACTGGAGAATATGAAGTAAAGGATGGTCCTTTTGATGATTGTGGTTTTGAAGGACCTCAATGGTTTTCATTTGATCCAAAGAACAACAGGCACCTGTATTTGGTAGAATACTATTCAAATGTTCGTTTAATAGACTTGGAGAAAAAGGAAGTTTCCACTGTGATGACAAGAGGTCAAGGACATTGGGATCGTCCTCGCACTATTACTTGGACGCTTGGAGGAGATACCATGATTATTGCCAATGAAAAGGGAGGAGAGCATACAGTTGCTAACTCTATAGCTTATCGTAGGGAATTGTTTAAAAAGCCTTATCCGCTGATGTATACAAATGAAAAATGTACTACGTCTGCTACTCATCCGGTAAACGGTGAGTTGTATTATAATGCATTTCTTACAGGTGATATGTATCGTTATGACTGGAAAACAGGATTATCTGAAAAGCTGTTTACTATTCAGGATCGCGAATGGGAATATAACGTAGTATTCCATCCCACTGGCAACTATGCATATATCATTGTTGTGAACCGTAATTATATCTTGAAAACTGAATATGATTGGGTGAATCATCGCTTGAAGAATCCGACTTTATTCTGTGGTGAGGTAGGACAGTCTGGCTGGGTAGATGGTACCGGTAACAGTGCGCGATTTAATATTCCTCAGCAAGGTACATTTGTGAAGAATGAAGAGTATGCCGGCAGAGAAGATGAATATGATTTTTATGTGGCCGATGTTTTCAATCATTGTATTCGTAAAATTACTCCCGAAGGGAGGGTGACCACGTTTGCCGGTCGCGGAAGTCGGAGTATGAATAACGATGTTTGGGGCTTTATTGATGGAGACTTGCGTGAAGAGGCTCGTTTCCATGAACCCAACGGTATTATATTTGATGAAGTGACAAGAACCTTTTATATCGGTGACTTAAAGAATCATCGAATTCGTATGATTGCAATTGAATAA
- a CDS encoding sugar porter family MFS transporter, with protein MGSTVKGFMFYVAFVASLGGLLFGFDTAVISGAEKSIQQIYELSDFTHGFTIAIALIGTIVGALVCSKPVEKYGRLKALRVIALIYFISALGSAAIVNWYSFIFFRFIGGLAVGASSVVGPMYIAEISPSHWRGRFVAFFQFNIVLGIVIAYLSNYLIHGIPNDWRWMLGVLAIPALIFGILLYTVPESPRWLMTQGREKDAGKVLTEVGEKNVSKELQEIKNSLIATEGSGDKLFQREYWKPILYAFLIATFNQLSGINAILYYAPRIFEMSGLFRDSAMVQSIIIGVTNLVFTMIGMILIDKVGRKKLLYVGSIGMTISLALVARGFYLEVVTGYYMLICLMSFIAFFAISLGAVIWVLISEIFPNNIRSKGQVFGSTTHWVWSALLSWMFPVFISTGGTFIFSFFAVMMALSFIFAWKLPETKNKSLEQIQKELLTK; from the coding sequence ATGGGAAGCACAGTTAAAGGATTTATGTTTTATGTTGCGTTTGTCGCATCATTAGGTGGATTATTGTTTGGATTTGACACAGCGGTAATTTCGGGTGCGGAAAAGTCGATTCAGCAGATTTATGAGCTGTCGGACTTTACGCATGGATTTACAATTGCCATTGCCTTGATCGGGACGATTGTGGGTGCGCTTGTATGTAGTAAACCGGTTGAGAAATACGGCCGGTTGAAAGCATTGCGCGTTATTGCGTTGATTTATTTTATCTCAGCGTTAGGCAGTGCCGCTATCGTAAACTGGTACTCTTTTATCTTTTTCCGCTTTATTGGTGGCCTTGCCGTTGGAGCTTCTTCGGTGGTAGGGCCTATGTATATCGCGGAGATTTCACCTTCTCATTGGAGGGGACGTTTTGTCGCATTCTTTCAGTTCAACATCGTATTAGGTATTGTTATTGCTTATTTGTCAAACTATCTTATCCATGGTATTCCCAATGACTGGAGATGGATGTTGGGGGTTTTGGCAATCCCGGCTTTGATATTCGGTATCCTTTTGTATACGGTGCCGGAAAGTCCTAGGTGGCTGATGACCCAAGGTAGAGAGAAAGACGCTGGTAAGGTGTTGACCGAAGTGGGAGAGAAGAATGTATCAAAAGAGTTGCAAGAAATCAAAAATTCATTGATTGCTACGGAAGGCAGCGGGGACAAACTTTTTCAAAGAGAGTATTGGAAGCCTATTTTATATGCTTTTCTAATTGCAACTTTCAATCAGTTATCAGGTATCAATGCCATTTTGTATTATGCCCCACGTATATTTGAAATGTCTGGATTGTTCCGGGATTCAGCTATGGTTCAGTCAATTATCATTGGTGTAACGAACCTTGTATTTACTATGATCGGTATGATTCTTATTGATAAAGTAGGTCGCAAAAAGCTGCTATATGTCGGTTCAATAGGAATGACCATTTCTTTGGCTTTGGTGGCACGAGGGTTTTATTTGGAAGTTGTCACCGGCTATTATATGCTGATATGCCTGATGTCCTTCATTGCATTTTTTGCTATTTCCTTGGGTGCCGTAATCTGGGTATTGATTTCCGAAATATTTCCTAATAATATCCGTTCCAAAGGCCAAGTATTCGGTAGCACCACCCATTGGGTATGGTCTGCTTTATTATCTTGGATGTTCCCTGTGTTTATCAGCACCGGAGGAACCTTTATATTCAGCTTCTTTGCTGTTATGATGGCATTGAGTTTCATCTTTGCATGGAAGTTACCTGAAACAAAAAATAAATCACTTGAGCAGATTCAAAAAGAACTACTAACCAAATAA
- a CDS encoding family 16 glycoside hydrolase, protein MIYLSKRTLILASTALMATFSQSYAQKTNATIQVDATIVEQNVTPYLYGACIEDVNHEIYGGLYDQKIFGESFEEPVPNPQFEDFTAYEGNWSVRDNNVFATSHPGAKLVYDKTSFGDGCIETDVKFNGNGENAGLLLRVSQPGNGADNFYGYEVSLAADGKKIVIGKHKKNYEHIKDVPVLCNSSEWNNLKAIMKNRKIDIYLNDKKVFAFNDDDAELKNGYPALRVWNSNPVFRNLKISMDNISQELSFKTLPSKQISYQWDAYEKGNIKSNYALNTADAYNGNNSQIIELLSGQGVAGIANSSLNRWGIVVRKGQKLQGRLYLKSGDYKGDVTVALQSEDGKTEYSKQKIGKITNQWKKYPFTFTSNASDKKARFVIYIDQPGKISVDQVTLMTTGKDQFKGLPFRNDIGQAMVDQKLTFLRYGGTMINAGEYRFKKMIGDPDQRPPYRGHWYRYSTNGFGIEDFLKFCEAAGFTAAFAVNIEETPEDMADMVEYLNGAVTTKWGKIRAQNGHPAPYNVKYIGIGNEEVLFNGDRADEYDHYIERFNLLYDAIKSKDASIKLVNTAWWRPESPNVERVFKALDGKADYWDYHPWADAVTSGKSVEAELKQMKDLFLKWNPNTTMKCAIFEENGNTHNMERTLGHVTLQNAVRRMGDFVLTSCAANALQPYLQNDNGWDQGQVFFTPSQVWGMPPYYAQQMASANHMPLLVSTRVTDQSGKLDVTATRSEDGKQIVLHVANIGDQPIATNLDIKGLNNIKKVKSITLSAGLKDRNTPEEPEKIIPQEKNMKNTSNQVYEIAPYSYTIFVYSSK, encoded by the coding sequence ATGATTTATCTGAGTAAACGGACTTTAATTTTAGCCTCAACGGCTTTGATGGCTACATTTTCTCAGTCTTATGCACAAAAGACAAATGCTACTATTCAAGTAGATGCCACAATTGTGGAACAAAATGTGACTCCATATTTATATGGTGCATGCATTGAAGATGTTAATCACGAGATTTATGGTGGTCTTTATGATCAGAAAATTTTCGGGGAGAGTTTTGAAGAACCCGTCCCGAACCCTCAATTTGAAGACTTTACTGCCTATGAGGGGAATTGGTCTGTTCGTGATAATAATGTATTTGCAACCTCTCATCCGGGAGCTAAACTGGTTTATGACAAGACAAGTTTTGGCGACGGGTGCATTGAAACTGATGTCAAGTTTAACGGGAATGGTGAGAATGCCGGTTTATTGTTACGTGTATCTCAGCCAGGAAATGGAGCCGATAATTTCTACGGGTATGAAGTTAGCTTAGCCGCTGATGGTAAAAAAATAGTTATTGGTAAGCATAAGAAAAATTATGAGCATATAAAGGACGTTCCGGTGCTATGTAATTCGTCCGAGTGGAATAATCTAAAAGCAATAATGAAGAATCGGAAGATCGATATATATCTGAATGATAAAAAAGTGTTTGCTTTTAATGACGATGATGCTGAGTTGAAGAACGGATATCCTGCATTGAGAGTCTGGAATTCCAATCCGGTATTTCGCAATTTGAAAATCTCGATGGATAACATTTCTCAGGAATTGTCGTTCAAGACTCTACCTTCAAAGCAAATCAGTTACCAGTGGGATGCATATGAAAAAGGAAATATAAAATCAAATTATGCACTTAACACAGCGGATGCTTATAATGGAAATAACTCACAGATTATAGAGTTGTTATCAGGACAAGGAGTGGCAGGTATTGCCAATTCTAGCCTGAACCGTTGGGGAATTGTCGTACGCAAGGGGCAGAAACTTCAGGGACGGCTCTATCTGAAAAGTGGTGATTACAAAGGCGATGTTACAGTAGCTTTGCAAAGTGAAGATGGTAAGACTGAATATTCGAAACAGAAAATAGGTAAGATAACAAATCAATGGAAAAAATATCCTTTTACCTTCACTTCCAATGCTAGCGATAAAAAAGCAAGGTTTGTCATATACATTGATCAACCGGGTAAAATATCTGTGGATCAGGTAACTTTAATGACTACCGGAAAGGATCAGTTCAAAGGATTACCATTTAGGAATGATATCGGTCAGGCTATGGTTGACCAAAAATTGACTTTCCTTCGTTATGGTGGTACTATGATCAATGCCGGAGAGTATCGCTTCAAAAAAATGATTGGTGATCCCGACCAACGTCCGCCTTATAGAGGTCATTGGTATCGTTATTCAACAAATGGATTCGGTATAGAAGATTTCTTAAAATTCTGTGAAGCTGCAGGATTTACAGCTGCTTTTGCCGTAAATATTGAAGAAACTCCTGAAGACATGGCAGATATGGTGGAATATCTAAATGGAGCAGTCACTACTAAGTGGGGGAAAATACGTGCGCAAAATGGTCACCCGGCACCTTATAATGTTAAGTATATCGGAATTGGAAATGAAGAAGTATTATTTAACGGTGATAGAGCTGATGAATACGATCATTATATAGAGCGGTTTAACCTGTTGTATGATGCTATAAAAAGCAAAGATGCTTCCATTAAACTGGTAAATACCGCTTGGTGGCGTCCGGAATCACCTAATGTTGAAAGAGTATTTAAAGCTTTGGACGGTAAAGCTGATTATTGGGACTATCATCCATGGGCGGATGCTGTGACAAGTGGTAAGAGCGTTGAAGCAGAATTGAAACAAATGAAGGATTTATTCCTGAAATGGAATCCTAATACTACAATGAAGTGTGCTATTTTTGAAGAAAATGGAAACACTCATAATATGGAGCGTACTTTGGGGCATGTTACCCTGCAAAATGCTGTTCGTCGTATGGGAGATTTTGTTCTGACATCTTGTGCTGCCAATGCTTTGCAGCCTTACTTACAGAATGATAATGGCTGGGATCAAGGACAAGTATTCTTTACTCCTTCTCAGGTATGGGGTATGCCGCCTTATTATGCTCAACAAATGGCATCAGCAAACCATATGCCACTGTTAGTAAGCACTCGGGTGACAGATCAGAGCGGAAAACTGGATGTTACTGCTACTCGTAGTGAAGATGGGAAGCAAATTGTATTGCATGTTGCTAATATAGGTGATCAACCGATCGCTACAAATTTGGATATAAAAGGGCTTAACAATATAAAGAAAGTGAAATCAATCACACTTTCCGCAGGATTGAAAGACCGGAATACTCCGGAAGAACCTGAGAAAATTATTCCACAAGAGAAGAATATGAAAAACACATCAAATCAGGTTTATGAGATAGCTCCTTATTCTTATACCATATTTGTATATTCCAGCAAATAA
- a CDS encoding SusC/RagA family TonB-linked outer membrane protein gives MKNLFIILTSLFLFCFSYNLSAQQEDDTEVIVVKGIVTDEMGEPLIGANVVVKDVPGLGAITDINGRYSIKMEAYHRLIFSYIGYEKKEVLVKTQKVVNVKMKEDTSSVLDEVVITGTGSQKKLTVTGAVTSVNVNDLKSTPSNNITNALAGNVAGIMAMQTTGEPGKNVSEFWIRGISTFGASSSALVLVDGFERDLTDLNIEDIETFQVLKDASETAIYGSRGANGVVLITTKRGKVGKINIDAKVETTYNTRTMTPEYVDGVTYANLMNEARVTRNLAPIFADDELFILQHNLDPDLLPNVDWMDLLLKDGAMSYRASLNMNGGGTNARYFISASYVEDQGMYNTDENLKKDYDTNSNAKRWNYRMNADVDITKTTLLKVGISGSLEKQNNPGHGTAGIWNALVGQTPVSIPVMYSNGLVPASGQNDKTNPWVGATQTGYEETWINRMQSNVTLEQKLDFVTKGLNFIGRFGFDTYNTNWIKHHKWPEQWKAERHRDANGEITFTRIAPAGEMSQSSNGSGDRSEFFEAELHYDRAFANHHLGGVVKYSQDSKIRTYDIGTDLKNSIAIRHQGLSGQVSYNWNYRYFANFNFGYTGSENFATGHRFGFFPAVSGAWNIAEESFIKNNVKWINMFKVRYSWGRAGNDIGGDRFPFLYDISTVDAGYNWGDYNFSKEYKGKQYSRVASTGVTWEVATKHDLGLDLSLFRGVL, from the coding sequence ATGAAAAATTTATTTATTATATTGACAAGTTTATTCTTGTTCTGTTTCTCTTATAATCTGTCTGCGCAGCAGGAAGATGATACGGAAGTTATTGTTGTAAAAGGTATTGTAACCGATGAGATGGGGGAACCTCTGATTGGTGCAAATGTCGTAGTAAAAGATGTACCGGGTTTAGGAGCTATAACGGATATAAACGGTCGTTATAGCATTAAGATGGAGGCGTACCACCGTTTGATTTTCTCTTATATCGGTTATGAGAAAAAAGAGGTGTTGGTTAAAACACAAAAAGTGGTTAATGTCAAGATGAAAGAGGATACTTCCAGTGTGTTGGATGAGGTGGTGATTACTGGTACTGGTAGCCAAAAGAAACTGACAGTAACAGGTGCTGTAACTTCAGTAAATGTGAATGACTTGAAGTCTACCCCTAGCAATAACATAACGAATGCCTTGGCTGGTAATGTGGCCGGTATCATGGCGATGCAAACTACTGGTGAGCCGGGTAAGAATGTTTCTGAATTCTGGATTCGTGGTATTTCGACTTTTGGTGCGAGTAGCAGCGCCTTGGTACTTGTCGATGGTTTCGAGCGCGATTTGACAGATCTCAATATTGAGGACATCGAAACATTTCAGGTATTAAAAGATGCTTCTGAAACTGCCATTTATGGTTCACGTGGTGCTAACGGTGTTGTTTTGATAACCACAAAACGTGGTAAAGTAGGTAAGATTAACATCGATGCCAAAGTAGAAACTACCTATAATACCCGTACCATGACCCCTGAATATGTTGATGGTGTGACGTATGCTAATTTAATGAATGAGGCTCGTGTTACCCGTAATTTGGCACCGATCTTTGCAGATGACGAATTATTCATTCTACAGCATAACCTTGATCCGGATTTGCTTCCGAATGTAGACTGGATGGATTTGCTTTTGAAAGATGGGGCTATGAGTTATCGTGCATCATTAAATATGAATGGTGGTGGTACAAATGCCCGCTATTTTATATCTGCTAGTTATGTGGAAGATCAAGGTATGTATAATACTGATGAGAATCTGAAGAAGGATTACGATACTAATTCGAATGCTAAACGCTGGAATTATCGTATGAATGCCGATGTGGATATAACAAAAACTACTTTATTGAAAGTTGGTATTTCAGGTTCTCTGGAAAAGCAAAATAACCCCGGTCATGGTACGGCAGGTATATGGAATGCGTTGGTAGGACAGACTCCTGTGAGTATTCCGGTAATGTACTCTAATGGTTTGGTTCCCGCTTCAGGTCAAAATGATAAAACCAATCCTTGGGTTGGTGCTACTCAGACAGGTTATGAAGAGACATGGATTAACCGGATGCAATCAAATGTTACGTTGGAACAAAAGTTGGATTTTGTCACAAAAGGGTTGAACTTCATTGGTCGCTTTGGTTTTGATACCTATAATACGAACTGGATAAAGCATCATAAATGGCCCGAACAGTGGAAAGCTGAACGGCATCGTGATGCTAATGGTGAGATTACTTTTACACGTATAGCTCCTGCCGGTGAGATGAGCCAATCTTCTAATGGTTCCGGTGACCGCAGTGAGTTTTTTGAGGCGGAATTGCATTATGACCGTGCTTTTGCCAACCACCATTTGGGAGGTGTGGTAAAATATTCTCAGGATTCTAAGATCAGAACCTATGATATTGGTACCGATTTGAAGAATAGTATCGCTATTCGCCATCAAGGATTGTCAGGGCAGGTGTCTTATAATTGGAACTATCGCTATTTCGCTAATTTTAATTTTGGTTATACAGGTTCTGAGAACTTCGCTACTGGTCATCGTTTTGGTTTCTTCCCTGCTGTATCCGGTGCTTGGAACATTGCAGAAGAGTCATTTATCAAGAATAATGTGAAATGGATCAACATGTTTAAGGTACGTTACTCTTGGGGACGTGCCGGTAATGATATAGGCGGTGATCGTTTCCCCTTCTTATATGATATCTCAACAGTAGATGCCGGTTATAACTGGGGTGATTACAACTTTAGTAAAGAGTATAAAGGCAAACAATATAGTCGGGTTGCTTCTACAGGAGTAACATGGGAAGTTGCAACCAAGCATGACCTTGGTTTAGATTTATCATTGTTCAGAGGAGTTCTATAA
- a CDS encoding IS5-like element IS1169 family transposase, whose product MNKLSRYRKLRYNQLFESENRELRLNEMGNPLEVLSQYVDFEIFRPTLESALFTGERKSNAGRPPIDCVLMFKVLFLQRYYGLSDHQIEYQIVDRTSFRKFLGIECVDDVPDEKTVWKYRELLTNTGVYDKLFSEFHSFMESKGLQFNEGRIIDASFVIAPRQRNTRDENEQIKQGAGDKLWNDNPHKKCHKDVDARWTKKRDETFYGYKQHTKVEKRNKIILSYDTTSAEVHDSKGFEGLLDEKDEGKDLYLDAGYVGQEEIVKQHKMNPIICEKGYRNRPLTKEQKSDNRKKSKTRCLVEHVFGFEEQTMRGLVVRTVGLIRAKANVAFTSLVYNISRYTQIIRLKPELLG is encoded by the coding sequence ATGAACAAGTTATCCCGATACCGTAAGCTTCGTTATAATCAACTATTTGAGTCAGAGAATCGTGAATTGCGTTTGAATGAAATGGGCAATCCTCTTGAAGTGTTGTCTCAGTATGTTGATTTTGAGATCTTTCGTCCTACTCTTGAATCAGCCCTTTTTACCGGAGAGCGCAAAAGTAATGCCGGTCGTCCGCCGATAGACTGTGTGCTGATGTTCAAGGTCTTGTTTCTTCAGCGTTATTATGGTTTGAGTGACCATCAGATAGAGTATCAGATAGTTGACCGTACGAGTTTCCGCAAGTTTCTTGGTATTGAATGTGTTGACGATGTTCCTGACGAGAAGACGGTGTGGAAGTATCGCGAACTCCTGACAAATACAGGCGTTTATGACAAGCTTTTTTCGGAATTTCATAGTTTCATGGAAAGTAAGGGTCTGCAATTCAATGAGGGTCGCATCATTGATGCCAGTTTTGTTATTGCCCCTCGCCAACGTAACACCCGTGATGAAAATGAGCAGATAAAACAGGGAGCGGGTGATAAGTTGTGGAATGACAATCCCCACAAGAAGTGCCACAAGGATGTAGATGCCCGCTGGACAAAGAAGCGTGATGAGACTTTTTACGGCTACAAGCAGCATACTAAAGTTGAGAAACGCAATAAGATCATACTTTCTTATGATACCACGTCGGCAGAAGTGCATGATTCCAAAGGCTTTGAAGGACTGCTGGATGAAAAAGACGAAGGCAAGGACTTGTATTTGGACGCCGGTTATGTCGGACAAGAGGAGATTGTAAAACAGCATAAGATGAATCCGATAATTTGCGAAAAGGGCTACCGTAACCGTCCGCTTACCAAGGAGCAGAAATCAGACAATAGGAAAAAATCCAAGACACGTTGCCTTGTCGAGCATGTATTCGGGTTTGAGGAACAAACCATGCGTGGACTTGTGGTGCGTACAGTAGGGCTTATTCGTGCTAAAGCCAATGTAGCATTCACCAGTCTTGTGTATAACATCAGTCGTTACACGCAAATAATCAGGCTGAAACCTGAGTTGTTGGGGTGA